A genomic window from Montipora capricornis isolate CH-2021 chromosome 8, ASM3666992v2, whole genome shotgun sequence includes:
- the LOC138014102 gene encoding uncharacterized protein — protein MTTPFFSSYYRTAKKFIRIKSNIGFLRDCKRKQLIPQGLRAPNVLKHTTNSPLAEALATKHSRQWLQLALDTQYYLLSSIQGCIFPLNQMEDQQISAYKDQLKETKTRKLQTLTFKHSQQNNSMKSEPPQGFKNLSSHDLDPKLVVVLNKGPSYIKADPKQLTRTCLSSRASLQTTIDKLEEQGISTNAINEFTGGIARIIDKCEKTGTKILKSKRLKYEKPPDSVIITPTDKTKRLIAINETQYKDMVQNSTIATGNYQPRKSKLNHPRTEQIKFNSQLNKIANKYTKKHPELSKALKDNICCEPLPCSVYCLPKDHKKGELKGRPIHAATDTPATRLSTFLVRSLNNILTHVPAHLRIHTNSLILSQAWMTSKGSAV, from the coding sequence atgaCTACACCTTTCTTCTCATCATATTATCGTACAGCGAAAAAGTTTATTCGCATCAAAAGCAACATTGGTTTTCTACGAGATTGCAAACGTAAGCAACTTATTCCACAAGGCCTACGAGCACCAAACGTCCTTAAACACACAACCAACTCACCACTTGCGGAGGCTCTCGCTACTAAACACAGCCGCCAATGGCTTCAACTAGCACTTGATACACAATACTATCTTCTATCAAGTATTCAAGGATGTATTTTCCCTCTAAATCAAATGGAAGATCAGCAAATTTCTGCATACAAGGATCAGCTAAAGGAGACCAAAACTCGGAAACTTCAGACATTGACGTTCAAACATTCTCAGCAAAACAACTCGATGAAGTCTGAACCACCACAAGGATTTAAAAACCTCTCCTCACATGATCTTGACCCTAAACTAGTGGTAGTTCTCAACAAGGGACCATCATATATCAAGGCTGATCCGAAACAACTAACCAGGACATGTCTTTCATCGAGAGCCAGCCTACAAACAACGATCGACAAATTAGAAGAACAAGGGATCTCTACCAATGCTATAAATGAGTTTACTGGAGGAATTGCCCGCATCATTGATAAGTGTGAAAAAACTGGCACTAAAATCTTGAAATCGAAACGTTTAAAGTACGAGAAACCCCCTGACTCAGTGATAATCACACCTACAGACAAGACCAAACGCCTAATTGCCATCAATGAGACCCAATACAAGGACATGGTTCAAAACAGTACTATCGCCACAGGTAATTACCAGCCTAGAAAATCTAAATTAAATCATCCAAGAACGGAACAGATTAAATTTAATAGTCAGCTTaataagatcgcaaacaagTATACTAAAAAACATCCGGAATTATCCAAGGCGCTCAAAGACAACATCTGCTGTGAACCACTTCCATGCTCTGTGTATTGCTTGCCTAAAGATCACAAAAAGGGTGAGCTGAAAGGCCGCCCAATTCACGCGGCTACAGACACACCAGCCACTCGACTATCAACATTCTTGGTCAGGTCATTAAACAACATCCTTACACATGTACCAGCACATCTAAGAATACACACGAATTCATTGATTTTATCTCAAGCTTGGATGACATCAAAGGGTTCTGCAGTCTAG